GCAGCAGGCTCGGGTCTCCCACCCAGCTACATCCTTCTCTAGGGCTGGCATCCCTGCTGCCCACtttccacccccaaccccccaaggGACGAAGTGAGCCCTGCCCACCCTCTACCATAAAAGGACAGGGTCACTGGCCTCGGGCTTGATTAGCTTTGCACTCTGATTGAGTGCAAAGGCACACCAGCTGAGGTCTGGCTCCAGGGAGGCAGCTGGCATTCACCACGGCTTCCTGCCACAGTGATTACAGGTGGACAAGACAAGTCCTCACCTTCAAGTCACCTACAGCCTGGTGGAAACACAGAAGCCAACAACATAATTCCAGTAACTTTCGAGGGCTTTGGAGGAACGGGCTAATATCCAGGGTGTGAAGTGCTGTTTAGTAAGATCTGGGAAGGTTTCTCAGGGGAAGCAGCTACGAGAGGAGCTGATGGGACCTTCCCAGGAGCAAAAACAGAGGGCACAAAGGGCTCGAGACAGCAAACTTGGAGGTTCAGAGGGAGGAAGGCTGGTGTGATTGCTGTGGTAACGCCGCGCCTGGCCACCGCTCTGCGCCCATGCATGGACTTGCCCCGTTTCCCCCACAaccctgctggggtggggggcgttaGCAGCCCGGGCTCTCAGATGTGgagaggaaggcacagagaggaTAAACCACTTGCccccaaggttgcacagctagtGGAGAAGCCGGGACTCCCAGGtagtctggccccagagccctTGTTCTTAACCACCATGTGGAGAGTGAAGGAGAGGCAAGCAGCAGCAGGCACTCAAAAGTGTCATCAACTGACAGCAGGTGTTAGAGCTGGGTCTGGAGTCCCTGCCTCGCTGGAGCCCTAGGAGGGGCAGCCCCAGAGCCCGGTCACAGCAAAGCCATGCTCCTGCAGGTACTGCGCCCCTCAGCCAGCCCCAGCAAGCACCCACCCTCCGCAGCTGCCCACCGCTAATTTGATTTCCCTGTGCTGGCAGCTAGCGGGGGCAAACAAAGATGGGGCTCTTCCTGCATTGCTGAGAGGCCctttgccctccccctccctcagccctaGCTCTTCTGCCTCTCACCAGGAAAAAGGTGGACTGGCATCAAAGCAGGTGCTGACAAGTGGCAGGTCCACAGGTGGGCTCCGTGAGTTTGTGTCTGCACCAGCTGGGCTTTCAGGGGGGGCAGGCGTCAGACAGCGCAGTTGGGAGGTATCGAACTTGTCACTAGGGGGTGGGGATTAGCCACCATGCAGCCAGGGCTACTTCTCACTTCCCTATCACCTCCTGCCATCATCACCCCCGTAAATGTTAATaaactctcccttcctcccagctccctcTGGTCAGGAAAGTCAGTCAGTTTAGGTGAAATGAGGCTGGACCACAGAAGAGggtctccatcccctccccccatttttgTGGGGTATCTGACACTTTCGGGGAGTGTCCTTCATCTCAGCGACACTGTGGCACCTCTGACATTTTCAGCAGCGgtcatttcctttttctgcatTGGGAAGCTGAGGCTAGAGGAGTGAGGGGACTTGCACAGGTCACATAGCCTGTCATGGCCAGGCCCAGACCTCTCCAGAATGCCTCCCCGGTGGGGCCACCACTGGCCTGTCTAGGGGCTAAAGGAGCAAGCCCCGTTCGAGGCCAAGCCTGCAGGTGCAGAATGGGAAGGGACAAGGAGCAGAAGATGTCACACTGCGCAACAAGCCGTGACCCAGAGTCCCCTGGCACCAgtcccctggctgcaccccaaGGCCAGGCTTGACCGCTGGCATGTTACCATGGGGACCCAGCCTGGGCTAGGGGCTGGCCAGAGATGCGGGCCCTTCCCCCACCAACAGAACTCAGGCTGAGGCCTTGGGCCCAGGAGGAATGTCCCCACTCTTGCCTCACCTTAGGgcacctctgtccccaccctccaCATCCCCACCTGAAGCCCAAGTCTGGGCTGtctcctccctgcacctctgCTCTCACCTGTGACCACAGGATGATGGTCAGGAGGAGGTAGCCTTCACTGCCCTGCCTGGGAGCTGGCAGGGTGTGGGCTCCAGGTCACAGAGCAGAGCCAGCGCCAGCACCAAGCACAGCAGGGAGGTGTGGGGGATGTCTACAGAGGAGGCAGAGTCTTGGTGGGTCCCCAGTGAGGCAAGGACTGTGGGAAAGCGCGATGCCCAGGGGGCCGGGCCTGGACAAAACAGCACAGCCGGCGGGCGGGCAGGGTGTGTTCTGAGAGGGGCCAGCCCTGGCCTGGAGTCCGGGCATCTGTACCTTGTTCTGGCCGTGCCACCAAGTAGCTGTGACACCCTCATCCTTGAGAGCTGAGACCCTTCCTAGTGCTGATGTTCTTTCCATTGGATTCCAACCCTGGACCTCCCCCCCCCAGCTATGCAGGGCTGGGGGCCAAAACTGCCTTGCCCAGGCCAGCTCAGgctcccggccccgcccccatGGGGAGCCTGGGGAGCCCAGGGGCCGGGAGCCAGGTGTGTAGGGCAGCGGCAGCCAGCCGCGGTGGAGGGGGCAGaggtgtctggggtggggggatggcagACGACTTTGTGGATTGATCCCGCTCAGGAAGGTGAGAAGCAGGCCTGGGGTGAGAGCTGTGCCCTCCCCCTCATCTCTGCAGGGAAATCAGTCAACAGTCAgcatttccccttctcttcccttcctggggGCATGGAGACctgccgccccccgccccccgcctcccgcctcccccacccaccccaggagcTGAGCTTCCCGAGTGAAGGCGGGGTTTCCCTCAGAGGTCTCCCAGGACCAGCCTCCTCCAGAGGTCACCACCACCCACCTTCTGGAGGGATGGAGACCTTGGCCATGGCGACGGGCCGTGCTGGACCCTGAGTGTGTGGACACAGCAGAAAGACCCCAGACACAACCCACGAGGAGCAGGAAGAGCTGGGACTTTGGAGACCTGGTCCTGCATTCAGTAGCTAGCGGGGTCGGTTTGAGCTACCTGCCCAGTGGTGCACCTGGGTTTCCCTGCCTGCGGCAGGCACGGGTCTCCCCTGGCCTGGGACAGAGCCGCGTGGGACAGACCTCCTGTGAATAGGCTGGTGGGGCCTTCCTCCCCAGCAGCTGTGAGGGGACCTGGGGATGTGGGGAGGAGTCCTCAGAGGCTCCAGGGTGGCGAGTGAGGCCCAGAATGTAGCCCTCTGGCCGTCTACCCATTAAGGACAGTGAGCTGTCTCTGGGTCCTCCGGTATCCTGGGCACTCCTGCCTGTCTCTCAGAGGAAGCTGCCAAGGCCCCGTCTCAGGCCAGCTTTTGGGACTCCATGGGAGTCCTCCACAGCCCCAAccaccccttcctcctcaccctggGCCCCCAAGCTGTGGCACCCGCTATTCGCTGCCAGTCGGGACAGTCTTAACCCCTCCTCCCCCGTGGCCAGAGTGCAGACCAGGGACTCTAGGGGGCACAGAGGCAGTGGAAGCACCGTCCGGCCaagcccacctcctgccccctgcagggaggctcctcctttttaaggctgcttCTGGGAATTTCCTTCCCCAGCCAGACCCAGCGACCCCAGATAGACACTGGCCGCTCACCCTCGGGGAGAGGGGCACCAAACCTGAGGCCCGCCGCgaggggaggaggggcactgCCGTCGGGGTCTCTGAGGGTCGGGATAACTGGGGACCACAGGGCCAGCCTCCTGTCGAGCAGGCCCCAGCAGCGCCATCCTCTGCGCCTGGAGCCCAGGAGAGGTTGGCAGCCCTGCCAGTGGCTGCTTTGCAGTCTCTCTGGCTGGGAAGGTGGACACCTCACACCTCAGTCTCCCCGTTacgccctcctccccctccatctcctcctccccactcttctctctccccctccgcccctctctcctcctctaccCCCTGAAAACCTGTGGCTTGAAGAGACCTTGGCTTCTCTGGGACTCTACCCCCAGGGACTGCCCACATCTTCTCCCGAGTTTGAGGGCAGGGGGGCCACTGCCCCAAGAAACCTCTCCGGCGATGGAAGCCGCTCGCCTGCTGCCCAGCTTCGCTCTGTAAGTGCGCGGCCTCTCCCGCTGCAGTTCTGCCGCCAGGTCCAGCCTCGGGCAGCCCTAGTGTTAGTGGGACTCCCCCACGGACTGGTGGgtgaggctggggggtggggggcgggggcggcaccCGGTGtgccctgggctggctgctgaCACCCACACCTGGCTCTGCCTCACGTCCCCACACAGGTGTCTGCAGCTACTCATTCTCTGCTGTCAAACTCAGGTAGGCGCCCTGGCCCCACCAGCTTCTCCTCATCCTCCCCACCCTACCCAAAGGGGCAAGGGGCAGTCTCCTTTCGCTGCCCAGAGGCAGGTTCTGGCCTCTCTGATGTTTGAGGGGCTCAGCCTTTGGAGGGGGTAGAAGAAGGGGCTGTTGCAGGTTTGGGGACTGACAGGTTTTtacctgccctccctcccatgaCCTCCCCTCCATCCTTCCTCACTGGGTCACCCTAAGGCTAAGTGCGAGGGCAGCACAGACCTGAGGGCTTAGCGGCCTGTGTGGCTGgaagagggtggaggtgaggctTGTACCTGAAGGGACAGGATTCCACGTAAAACCACCTGTGTGTTCCTCTCAtgacccccctcccaccaacacGGATGTCCTGCGGGGGGCCGTCCTGggggccagccagggccagggactCCTTACCTACAGGCAATGAGGTCAAGCCCAAAGAGGTTGCTTGAGACAAGACTTGGGGTTTGCTTCTCCACACTCCCCCCACCGGAGGCCAGCCCCTCATACCCACCTCCCCCCCGGCCCCAGCACAGCCCCAGCGCTGGGCTTGGTCCCTTTTTGTGATCCTCCATAAAAGTGCAGCTATTAAAATGCACTGGTCCAGAACCGCGCTGGGGAGAGCGCTTGGCTTTCCCAGGCCAGAGGCCGCTTCTCTTCATATCCAGTGGGGACTTTTTTTGAAGGTAAACGCCTTTTctctgggagagggaaaggggctgcCTTTGAAgcagtgggggggtgggagagagagagagagagagggagacaccccccttttccttcccccttttgctCAAGCCCCCGTTCCAGGCCTTTTGCTTCACACATCCAGGGAGAGCAAGAAGAAAGCCCCCCAGCCTGGACgggaggggcctgggggtgggccCAACCTGCTCTGGAAGGGGAGTCAGCACAATGGTGTGGCTGGCCTGGCGGTTATGGCCTGGCTGAGGCCCCATTCAGGATTCAGGGAAGGTGGCAAAGCTGTCCTTTCCCCCTTGAAGTGCCCCCTCGCCCCCCTCGGAGGTGGGGCCTGCAGGCCGGACCACAGCCATGCTTGAGGGGCCGGCTGACAAGCAGCTGTCTGTGCAGTGGAAGGGGAGGTCCCCCGCAGCGGGGACATGAAAGGGACAGGCAAGGTCCCGCGGGGAGAGCGACttgtgggctgtgggctgtgggggGGCGTGGGGCTGCTTTTGTGCAGGGCTTGAAGGGGGatgaggagaggagggggcttTGGGGGGGGCCTCTCTGTTCCTGACCTGGAACAGACAGTCTGAAGGAGGCTGCCCGCCAAGAAGGGCGGAGGGCCTGAACCTGGGCCAGGCgactggggctggggacaggcagaCCCCACCCCCTGGCAGGGAGGCAGGTCCCCCATCCCAAATGAGGGCCTCAGGTTtccccagggaggggcctgggcctcGCTGGTGTTGGAAAGGAACGGTGACAGGAAAGGCTAACCTGGGCAGGCAGCGCTGTGGGCCTCCGGCTGCTACCtcacctcccttcctccagcGGACACTTCGCACCCCTCCCTCCAGGAGTGGCCCTCACAGATGCTGATCCAGGTCTGGCTCCGTCCAGATGGTTGGGCTGAGGGACTGGGGACAGGGAAGAGCTGTCTCAGCACAGGCCACAGGGGCCAGGTGGGGAGAGGCACGTGTTAGTGCGGGAGCCAAGGCTGCGGCCCGCAGCTGGGAGCCGCCATCCAGGCTGCACCTGgctggagagagagggcaggCACGGCCTCTCTCTGGCTCTGTGCTGCCGATGGGTGATGGGAGACCGGCCTGGACAAGTACTTATCATGCCTTTGTCCGGCCCTGTCCTGCGGGCGCACAGAGCCCTTCAAGCCTCCTGGAGAAGCGGGTGGGTAGCAGCGGCGCTGGCAACCAGCCTCCATTTCATTGTGGCACAGGCAGGTGGCCTCGCAGgagcagccctgggccctggcccgTAGCACCTCTGACAGCTGCCTTCACCTCCCCGCATAAGGAGGCACCCCACCCACACAGGAAGAAGGAGATCTGGCAGGGAGTCTGGCTTCTCGGAGGGCCCTGAGCaccccagggagaggcagggcagcTGGGTGTAGCTCGGGATTCCACATGCCACAAATAAATGCTTTCCAGGGGCACCGCAGAAGCCTAGAGACAGGGCTTTCAGAGCCcccgtaatgctctccagtgacCCTAGCAAATCAGCtgctgtgtgtgcgcatgtgctgAGGGTAGGGTCCTTCGAGGCTAGcagggaggatggagagaaaatcTGGTTGTCCTGGCAACAAAGCCAAGACCCCAGAGTTCTGGATAGGTGAGAAGCTCCAATGCCAGAGACAGGACAGGGGTCCTTCCCCTAACCAGCAGTGCCACCTGCGCACCTCCTCTACAGAATTCGGGGATCAGACACCACAACTCTGAAGGTTCCTTCCAGCTCCCGGAGTCATGATTCCAAGTGTGCACTCTTCCACCAAgtgtccccaggcctgggcagctgCCAGCTCTCTGCTGCAGGCTGGAAAGGGAGCCAAGAGGTCACGACTGGCTCAACCACTAGTCTGAGAAGGTCACGGCCCTCTGCCCCCTTCACTTTGCACCTCTCCTTCCCAGGACAGGTGGCTGGTCCACCACACTCCCCTCTGCACCCCTCTCCCCTGGAGGGACCCGCGGTGGTATTGTCCAAAGCAAATTGACACTATTTTTCCCTTGGCAACCGCAAAGGGGGAGAATCACCCGTCTCCTAATTTTAACCAGTACGTGAGGGACCAGGGTGCCATGACCGACCAGCTGAGCAGGCGGCAGATCCGTGAGTACCAGCTCTACAGCCGGACCAGCGGCAAGCACGTGCAGGTCACCGGGCGTCGTATCTCTGCCACGGCTGAGGACGGCAACAAGTTTGGTGAGACCCAGCCCTCACCTGAGACCACCCATAGCCCTGGCCAGCCTCACCTGGTTCATCCCCAGATCTGGTGTCGGGGCCTCCCATGTGCCCCACCTGAGTTTGGAGGTCAGGCTGATTGGGGGGGCCCTGCAGCCCCCTGGGCCAGCAACCCTCATGGACAGaggtctccctctccctcccccatcacaGCCAAGCTCATCGTGGAGACGGACACCTTCGGGAGCCGGGTGCGCATCAAGGGGGCTGAGAGCGAGAAGTACATCTGCATGAACAAGAGGGGCAAGCTCATCGGGAAGGTGAGGCCCAGAGGACAGAGCAGGCGCCTGACTGGATCTCACTGGGGTGGGGCACCGGGGGCCCACCTGAATCCCGCTCCCTGCAGCCTGTGGGGCCATGGGGACCGCGACTCTTCTGCTCTCGCCCACCAGTGCCACTCCTGTGCTCTCCATCTCAGTGAGGCCCTCTGCACCCCACAAGCACTGTGAGGGTGCTGACGGGccgcagggcctggggctcagacTCCCCGGGTGGATCCCAGCATCCGTGGGCAAGGGTTCCGGCACCCGCCTGACGTCGCAGCCCCTGTGTCGACAGCTGAGTGCTTACAGGGGTTGAAAGTACAAGTATTCGTTATGTTCAGTAATGAATATTACTTCATTATGATGAAGTAATAATGCTTCATCGTTAGCATTCATGAATGCTAATGACAGTAGGCATTCATACAAGACCAGAGGCTCCCCTGAGGTCAGTGGGCTCcgaggaatccaaccagcaaagCACACTGACTGCCTGCTAGTGTAACCGTGTGCTGGTGTAACCACCTGTGAGTGTGACTGCTGACTAGCGTGCCGCCTACTCACTGCCGTGCAGGGACAATTCCATTTCCCTTAGCACTGGTCAATCCTGGCTTCCAATTCTGGCTCTTCTCACccaatatttgcttatttttgttaaGCCTCAGGCGACCCATCTATAAGATGGGCATAGAGTCGGGGTGACCCACAGGGTCAAAGGGGTGCCCGTGTGGCTCTGGACACAGTTGGTGTCTATAAGTGTTTGCCCTTCTTTTCATCAGAGACTGGTGCCCCCCAAGCCACGCCCCCCCCCACTGCGACTGTTCCCGTGCACAAGAGCCACCGGCGGTGCACGGAACCCCACACTTACCTAGATCTTTGTGCCGCGTGTCGAGAAAGTAAAGCTCAGCGTCACAGACGCCTTGATCAAGGTGTGCGACTTCCAGATGGCAAGTCTGTGTTAAGTTCAGATCTGCCTCCAAACGAAGCGTATTGCCTTCTCCCACCTTTGCCTCTCCAACAAGGGCACCATCTCACCAGGCAGAAGTCCTTaggctcccagcccctcctcagtCTTAAAATAGGCCCATAAGGCAGAGAAGCCAGACAGGGTGGGTGGACcaacttccctccttccttcccccacagcCCAGCGGGAAAAGCAAAGACTGCGTGTTCACAGAGATCGTGCTGGAAAACAACTACACGGCTTTCCAGAACGCCAGGCACGAGGGCTGGTTCATGGCCTTCACGCGGCAGGGCCGGCCCCGCCAGGCCTCCCGCAGCCGCCAGAACCAGCGCGAGGCTCACTTCATCAAGCGCCTCTACGAGGGCCAGCTGCCTTTTCCCAACCAAGTGGAGAGGCAGAAGCAGTTCGAGTTTGTGGGCTCAGCCCCAACCCGCCGGACCAAGCGCACGCGGAGGCCGCAGCCCCTGACGTAGTCAGGGACACAGGGGCGGGGCAGCTGCCCCTCACTAgccctcccatccccttcccttcctAATCCAAAgatggggctggggtggagggaggggagccagAGCCCCCATGGAGGGTCCTGAGGACCAACAAGCACCAGCGCCCCAGGCTGCAGAGGGGCAGGACTGGCGACCCCTCAGGGCCGCCTCCTGGACCCCTCACCGGACTaggcccccaggggtgggccaggtcccaggagaGGAGCTTAGTGTCCCCTGGACCCAGACGCACTGAACAGAGAGGCAAGGTTGGCAGGTTCAAGGCCTGGCAGACGCTGTCGGGAGGTGACCCACTCAGCCTGCCCCGGGCCTCCGGCTCCTCCTAGCCAGACTGTAGGAAGGGACTTCCGTTttttgtttcaggaaaaaaagggggTTGACCATTCATATTCCACTCCCCAGGCCTGCACCCCCATCCTCAGCCCCAGAATAAAACCATTTTCCTGCAAACTGGCATTTGAAGGGGGcgaggggtggagggatccaACTCCAACACCCACGGGCAACAAACTGGCTTCTCCGAGAGGCGCGGGGACGCGCAGCGCCGGCCCGGGCTCCTGCAGGTGCAGGGCGGGGCGTCCTCGAGGGGCCGCACCAGGCCCGGGTGGCCCGGTGGCCCGGGCTGCGAGTCCGTCCGCGGAGCCCAGggcgcccctccctccctccctctgcggGCTCCGGTTTCCTGACTCTCAGGGTGCGTCCCGTGCTACCTGTGGGGCGAGGAGAACCCACACCCTGGGGCCGGATGGGCCGGGCCAGGCGGGAGGCCAGCCCGGCAGCAGGCCTGGCGCTCCGGCCGCTGAAGCCGCCTGGCCGCGAGCAGGATCACTTTTTACCGGTGAGGAGGGTCGGGGCGGGCGCAAGAGGGTGGGAGGACGAGAAAGTGCCCCCTTGTCCTCCCGGGTCCGCTGCGGGAGGGGGGGCACACCTGAGGGGACCTCAGAGGCCAGCCTGGGGGAAGAGACCCAGAAGCGGCCGAGGCCCAGACCTGAGCGGCTCTGGTGGGCCTTCCCAGGCGCCCCGAGGTGCGAATTTCAGGGGTGGGACTCAGGGGCCATAAAACCCGCCTCTTTGCCCCTTCGCTCTGGCTTCTAATCCTGCCCAGGGGGAGGCCCTGCCCTGCGGGTcgctcccccaaccccagtctgTGTTTGGGGGAAACACCCCGCCTGGGTCCTGCCTTCTGCAGATGGACCCCCAGGCTCAGTCTCCCCACTTTCTGAGCATACACCAGGGAAGCGGGccaggggaaaagaagaaagaggacgAAAGGCATCGCTTCCCCTAAGAATGGCCTAAAAATGAGGACAGGATGGGGAGTCGTGGACGGGCCTGGTTTAGTCCCAATGGGAGGAGCGCGAAGCCCCGTGTTagtgaaggggtgggggggagggggtcacACTCCTCTTTCTTGGAGGGGCTGGAGCCCCAgcagccacccccagcccctgccgtTTAAACAGCCACAGCCAAGAGGGaggtccccaggccccaggccgtTCTCCCTCTGGTTTGTCATAATTGGTTTCCACCAGGTCGCTTTTCtc
This window of the Desmodus rotundus isolate HL8 chromosome 9, HLdesRot8A.1, whole genome shotgun sequence genome carries:
- the FGF17 gene encoding fibroblast growth factor 17 isoform X1, producing MEAARLLPSFALCLQLLILCCQTQGENHPSPNFNQYVRDQGAMTDQLSRRQIREYQLYSRTSGKHVQVTGRRISATAEDGNKFAKLIVETDTFGSRVRIKGAESEKYICMNKRGKLIGKPSGKSKDCVFTEIVLENNYTAFQNARHEGWFMAFTRQGRPRQASRSRQNQREAHFIKRLYEGQLPFPNQVERQKQFEFVGSAPTRRTKRTRRPQPLT
- the FGF17 gene encoding fibroblast growth factor 17 isoform X2, which translates into the protein MEAARLLPSFALCLQLLILCCQTQYVRDQGAMTDQLSRRQIREYQLYSRTSGKHVQVTGRRISATAEDGNKFAKLIVETDTFGSRVRIKGAESEKYICMNKRGKLIGKPSGKSKDCVFTEIVLENNYTAFQNARHEGWFMAFTRQGRPRQASRSRQNQREAHFIKRLYEGQLPFPNQVERQKQFEFVGSAPTRRTKRTRRPQPLT